In Janthinobacterium sp. 67, a genomic segment contains:
- a CDS encoding TonB-dependent receptor plug domain-containing protein, which produces MPQLMHKQDPAPRLRQLAHAVLVAVLVLGAPGVAHAQATPATAPLDTVIVTGARGTGRTVANSAAPIDVISAQQLQATGKLNLLDALDTALPSFNLPARVQPDLGSIVRAGQLRNLDPSHTLVLVNGKRRHTTAIVNEDGFPGSVATDLALIPTGAIARVEILRDGASAIYGSDAIAGVINIILKADDKGSFGTQLGSTYEGDGTNGSARIDGGTRLGEHGFAHFGAEVQRQGIAVRNFGLNPAYLSYPAVRNSDGQLVKLGPNNSLPTGASPNPAEAKRNSNPWRNTGVPQSTTASLSANLGYDLSNEVQLYGFGTYAHRNARSAQNFRLPNTIFNNNKGLLAVYPDGFTPYETTSENDFSLSGGIKGETAGWSWDLSTTYGRDDIDVGVEHSANYSLTYPGGKTDFDIGNQRYSRSTTNADVRRPVPLGLSEPVDLSLGLEYSHETQQRRAGEPASWQGSGSSALAGYLPVDASDTARHSYAAYIGLGAKLTPQWLLDTALRAEKYSDFGSKTTGRLSARYDLTPAVAVRGTVSNGFHAPSLVTQSYSNTSDHAGVPYTLAQPNSAAARALGAQALKPEKSTNLSAGLTFNPSSTLRLTVDAYQIKVSDRLGVSSNIGIDRSSGVALDGSGRPLTAAQANVIENLLRSAGLTVGNGLVAHYFANVGDTRTRGVDVTAEDVLRLADGKLRWTAAANINHTSLVGKAELPVVLQGLPNIGTLSKSAEYDLLYRAPRDKEIVTLAYEKAGWTFNLRETRYGKLRRLNVITGGDYQLKAAFVTDVSVGYDISKRINVTVGANNVFNQKPGQVPREARSAPNLAQYTGAYDNSGPLGVLGGYYYARATVSF; this is translated from the coding sequence ATGCCGCAACTGATGCACAAGCAAGACCCCGCCCCCCGTTTGCGGCAGCTGGCGCACGCCGTCTTGGTAGCCGTGCTCGTGCTGGGAGCGCCCGGCGTGGCCCATGCGCAAGCCACGCCGGCCACCGCCCCGCTCGATACCGTCATCGTCACGGGTGCGCGTGGCACGGGTCGCACGGTGGCCAACAGCGCCGCGCCGATCGACGTGATCAGCGCGCAGCAATTGCAGGCCACGGGCAAGTTGAATTTGCTCGACGCGCTCGATACGGCCTTGCCATCGTTTAACTTGCCGGCCCGAGTGCAGCCTGACCTGGGCAGCATCGTGCGCGCCGGGCAGCTGCGCAACCTCGATCCCTCGCATACCCTGGTGCTGGTCAATGGCAAGCGACGCCATACGACGGCCATCGTCAACGAGGACGGCTTTCCCGGGTCCGTCGCCACCGACCTGGCCCTGATCCCCACGGGCGCCATTGCCCGCGTGGAAATCCTGCGCGACGGCGCTTCGGCCATCTACGGTTCCGACGCCATCGCCGGCGTCATCAACATCATCCTGAAAGCGGACGACAAGGGCAGCTTCGGCACGCAGCTCGGTTCCACCTACGAGGGTGATGGCACGAACGGTTCCGCACGCATCGATGGCGGCACGCGCCTTGGCGAACACGGCTTCGCCCACTTCGGCGCCGAGGTCCAGCGCCAGGGCATCGCCGTGCGCAATTTTGGACTCAATCCCGCTTATCTGTCGTATCCGGCCGTGCGCAACAGCGATGGCCAGCTGGTGAAATTGGGACCGAACAACAGCTTGCCAACCGGTGCGTCGCCGAACCCGGCCGAAGCGAAGCGCAACAGCAATCCGTGGCGCAATACGGGCGTGCCGCAAAGCACGACCGCCTCGCTCAGCGCCAACCTCGGCTATGACCTGTCGAACGAGGTGCAGCTGTACGGCTTTGGCACGTATGCGCACCGCAATGCCCGCTCGGCGCAGAATTTCCGCCTGCCCAATACCATTTTCAATAACAACAAAGGCTTGCTGGCCGTGTATCCGGACGGCTTCACGCCATATGAAACGACGAGCGAAAACGATTTCTCCTTGAGCGGTGGCATCAAGGGCGAGACGGCAGGCTGGAGCTGGGACCTGAGCACGACCTATGGCCGCGATGATATCGACGTGGGCGTGGAGCACTCGGCCAACTACTCGCTCACTTATCCCGGCGGCAAGACCGATTTCGACATCGGCAATCAGCGCTACAGCCGCTCGACGACGAATGCCGACGTGCGCCGTCCCGTGCCGCTGGGCTTGAGCGAGCCGGTGGACCTGAGCCTGGGCCTCGAGTATTCGCATGAAACGCAGCAGCGCCGCGCCGGCGAGCCCGCTTCCTGGCAGGGCAGCGGCTCGTCGGCCCTGGCTGGCTACTTGCCCGTCGACGCGTCCGACACGGCGCGCCACAGCTATGCCGCGTACATCGGCCTGGGCGCGAAATTGACGCCGCAATGGCTGCTCGACACGGCCTTGCGCGCCGAGAAATATTCCGATTTCGGCAGTAAGACGACGGGCCGCCTGTCCGCCCGCTATGACCTCACGCCCGCAGTCGCCGTGCGCGGCACGGTCAGCAACGGTTTCCACGCGCCCAGCCTCGTGACGCAATCGTATTCGAACACCTCCGACCATGCGGGCGTGCCCTATACCCTGGCGCAACCGAATTCCGCCGCCGCAAGGGCCCTGGGCGCGCAAGCGTTAAAACCGGAAAAATCGACGAATCTGTCGGCCGGGCTGACCTTCAATCCCTCGTCCACCCTGCGCCTGACCGTTGACGCGTATCAAATCAAGGTCAGCGACCGCCTGGGCGTGTCGTCGAATATCGGCATCGACCGCAGCTCGGGCGTGGCGCTCGACGGCAGTGGCCGGCCACTGACGGCGGCGCAAGCGAACGTCATTGAAAACCTGCTGCGCTCGGCGGGGCTGACGGTGGGCAATGGCCTCGTCGCGCATTACTTTGCCAACGTGGGCGACACGCGCACGCGCGGCGTCGATGTCACCGCCGAGGATGTCTTGCGCCTGGCCGATGGCAAGCTGCGCTGGACGGCGGCCGCGAATATCAACCACACGAGCCTGGTTGGCAAGGCGGAACTCCCCGTCGTGCTGCAAGGCTTGCCGAACATCGGCACCCTGAGCAAGTCGGCCGAGTACGATTTGCTCTACCGCGCGCCGCGCGACAAGGAAATCGTCACCCTCGCGTATGAAAAAGCCGGCTGGACATTCAACCTGCGCGAGACGCGTTACGGCAAGCTCAGGCGCCTGAACGTCATCACGGGTGGCGACTACCAGCTGAAAGCCGCTTTCGTGACGGACGTGAGTGTGGGTTACGACATCAGCAAGCGCATCAACGTGACGGTGGGCGCCAACAATGTCTTCAACCAGAAACCGGGCCAGGTGCCGCGCGAGGCGCGCAGCGCCCCGAATCTGGCGCAGTACACGGGCGCCTACGACAACTCTGGCCCATTGGGCGTACTGGGCGGCTATTACTACGCCCGCGCTACCGTCTCATTCTGA
- a CDS encoding DOPA 4,5-dioxygenase family protein — MSDNNQHAAIDLEWANLLSPQRRTVLRGGGLVAALAASGLAGSALAQEAKPSRVKPAPGKSPWGEHTDTAPTPRPVSVRPGEETLPSTPRAYTDIESYHAHIYFDEDSYLKAALIRKWAAERFQIELGDWNLEPRGPHVTPSFYFGFTNDLLPVIVPWLQLNSLGLTILIHPNTEDPRADHLYYALWVNRSQPVNGYAMKKPGPGEPRVEQIFVNTRPTVKIETSRA, encoded by the coding sequence ATGTCTGACAACAATCAACACGCGGCCATCGATCTGGAATGGGCCAATCTTCTTTCGCCGCAACGCCGCACGGTCTTGCGCGGCGGCGGCCTGGTGGCGGCGCTGGCCGCTTCCGGCCTGGCTGGTTCGGCCTTGGCGCAGGAAGCCAAACCGTCGCGTGTAAAACCTGCACCCGGCAAGAGTCCATGGGGCGAGCATACGGACACGGCGCCCACGCCGCGCCCCGTCAGCGTGCGGCCCGGCGAGGAAACCTTGCCGTCGACACCGCGCGCCTACACGGATATCGAGAGCTATCACGCGCACATCTATTTTGACGAAGACAGCTACCTGAAGGCGGCGCTGATACGCAAGTGGGCGGCCGAACGCTTCCAGATCGAACTGGGCGACTGGAACCTGGAGCCGCGCGGCCCGCACGTGACGCCGTCGTTTTATTTCGGTTTCACCAATGACTTGCTGCCCGTGATCGTGCCGTGGCTGCAATTGAACAGCCTGGGGCTGACGATACTGATCCACCCGAACACGGAAGACCCGCGCGCCGATCATCTGTATTACGCGCTGTGGGTGAACCGCTCGCAGCCTGTGAATGGCTATGCGATGAAGAAGCCGGGGCCGGGCGAGCCGCGGGTCGAGCAGATTTTTGTCAATACGCGCCCGACGGTGAAAATCGAAACGTCGCGCGCATGA
- a CDS encoding polyhydroxyalkanoate depolymerase, which produces MLYQLHELQRSFLTPVMQWADMSSKLFTNPVSPLAHTPFSQRIAAGYELMYRLGKDYEKPQFDIKSVLVQGESVDIREHVVVTKPFCRLIHFKKESTGLQQPKILLVAPLSGHHSTLLRDTVRGLLAEHDVYITDWTDARMVPLTEGPFHLDDYIYYVQEFIRLLAPDLHVISVCQPTVPVLAAISLMATAKDPHMPKTMTMMGGPIDPRRSPTQVNNLATEKKFSWFENTVIYAVPPNYPGFGRKVYPGFLQHAGFIAMNPGRHAQSHREFYMHLVTGDDEPAEGHRQFYNEYNAVLDMPAEYYLETIKTVFQEFSLPKGTWKVGGQLVRPQDITNVALFTVEGELDDISGAGQTQAAHDLCSGIPADMQQDFVAPKCGHYGIFSGRRWREIICPKIGEFIQKHS; this is translated from the coding sequence ATGCTTTACCAACTGCACGAACTGCAACGCTCTTTCCTCACTCCGGTGATGCAATGGGCAGACATGTCCTCCAAGTTATTTACCAACCCGGTTTCTCCACTGGCCCACACCCCGTTTTCGCAACGCATCGCAGCCGGCTACGAGCTGATGTACCGCCTTGGCAAAGACTACGAAAAACCACAATTCGACATCAAATCCGTTCTCGTCCAAGGCGAGAGCGTCGACATCCGCGAACACGTTGTCGTGACAAAACCGTTTTGCCGCCTGATTCACTTCAAAAAAGAAAGCACTGGCTTGCAACAGCCCAAAATTTTGCTGGTTGCCCCCCTGTCCGGTCACCACTCGACCCTGCTGCGCGACACCGTGCGCGGCTTGCTGGCCGAGCACGATGTCTACATCACCGACTGGACGGACGCGCGCATGGTACCGCTGACGGAAGGCCCGTTCCACCTCGATGACTACATTTATTATGTGCAGGAATTCATCCGCCTGCTGGCGCCTGACTTGCACGTGATTTCCGTCTGTCAACCGACCGTGCCCGTGCTGGCCGCCATCTCGCTGATGGCGACGGCAAAGGATCCGCACATGCCGAAAACCATGACGATGATGGGTGGTCCGATCGACCCGCGCCGCTCGCCCACGCAAGTGAACAACCTGGCGACGGAAAAGAAATTCTCGTGGTTTGAAAACACCGTGATCTACGCGGTGCCGCCAAACTATCCGGGCTTTGGCCGCAAGGTCTATCCGGGCTTCCTGCAGCACGCCGGCTTCATCGCCATGAACCCGGGCCGCCACGCGCAAAGCCACCGCGAGTTCTATATGCACCTGGTGACGGGCGACGACGAACCGGCGGAAGGCCATCGCCAGTTCTACAACGAGTACAACGCCGTGCTGGACATGCCGGCCGAGTACTACCTGGAAACGATTAAAACGGTATTCCAGGAATTCAGCCTGCCCAAGGGCACGTGGAAAGTGGGCGGCCAGCTGGTGCGTCCGCAAGACATCACGAACGTGGCACTGTTCACGGTGGAAGGCGAGCTGGACGACATTTCCGGCGCCGGCCAGACGCAGGCGGCGCACGACCTGTGCTCCGGCATCCCTGCCGACATGCAGCAAGACTTCGTGGCGCCGAAATGCGGCCACTACGGCATCTTCTCGGGCCGCCGCTGGCGCGAAATCATTTGCCCGAAAATCGGTGAATTCATCCAGAAGCATTCCTGA
- the fdxA gene encoding ferredoxin FdxA, with product MTHVVTESCIACRYTDCVDVCPVDCFREGPNFLAIDPDECIDCAVCVAECPVNAIFAEEDVPGDQQAFIKINVDLARNWPSITKTKAALPEAEQYKDVKDKLDMLVR from the coding sequence ATGACCCACGTTGTCACCGAATCCTGCATCGCCTGTCGCTATACCGACTGCGTCGATGTCTGCCCGGTAGATTGTTTCCGGGAAGGCCCGAACTTCCTGGCGATCGATCCGGACGAATGTATTGACTGCGCCGTCTGCGTGGCAGAGTGCCCGGTGAACGCGATTTTCGCGGAAGAAGACGTGCCGGGCGACCAGCAAGCCTTCATCAAGATCAACGTCGATCTGGCCCGTAACTGGCCTTCGATCACCAAGACGAAGGCTGCCTTGCCGGAAGCCGAGCAATACAAGGACGTCAAGGACAAGCTGGACATGCTGGTGCGCTAA
- a CDS encoding protealysin inhibitor emfourin: protein MKISARSSGGFAGLSEQYEIDTQAHPAGSRLEAALASSGFFTQPQATGEQVGADIPHWQITVDAPTARRTITFAEDGSPENARWQQLLTQIRASA, encoded by the coding sequence ATGAAAATTTCAGCCCGCAGCAGCGGCGGCTTTGCCGGCCTGAGCGAACAGTATGAGATCGATACGCAAGCCCATCCGGCTGGCTCCCGACTGGAAGCGGCACTGGCCAGCAGTGGCTTTTTCACGCAGCCGCAGGCCACAGGAGAACAGGTGGGTGCCGATATTCCCCACTGGCAGATCACCGTCGACGCGCCCACCGCGCGGCGCACCATCACGTTCGCCGAGGATGGCAGCCCTGAAAATGCACGTTGGCAGCAACTGCTGACGCAGATACGCGCCAGCGCCTGA
- a CDS encoding polyhydroxyalkanoic acid system family protein, whose product MADINIVQQHKLTAARAREAAQQVADKLAQEYDLACAWDGDVLRFERSGVDGSLTLEKEQAQLQIKLGFMLSAFASTIEGKIAEKMRKVFAEPA is encoded by the coding sequence ATGGCGGATATAAATATAGTTCAGCAACATAAGCTGACAGCAGCAAGGGCGCGCGAAGCGGCGCAGCAAGTGGCCGACAAGCTGGCCCAGGAATATGACCTGGCGTGCGCCTGGGATGGCGATGTGCTGCGCTTCGAGCGCAGCGGCGTCGATGGGTCGCTGACCCTGGAAAAAGAGCAGGCGCAACTGCAAATCAAGCTGGGTTTCATGCTCAGCGCCTTCGCTTCCACCATCGAAGGCAAGATTGCCGAGAAGATGCGCAAGGTGTTTGCCGAGCCAGCCTGA